One part of the Futiania mangrovi genome encodes these proteins:
- a CDS encoding lytic transglycosylase domain-containing protein, which translates to MRSVFAARVLLPLALALVPATLTSAREISAATVPLSVPKPGFRTEAFARAADAIAAAREGDWLRAKAAAARSGLPVANDVVRWLAFTENGEAYAFSELRAFLDSHPHWPGQWRIVRAAEKAALEQATHAEALAWFERHPPRTGPGMQRLGEALIATGKRAEGLATIRRAWREGHFSSTGERAFLDAHATHLQTADHVTRLDRLLWEGELSQAADLLTLVPGDARAVAEARIAQQRRARDADRLWSRLPASAQAQPGAAFDRARLLQRKGEYLEAISVLDRVKDTPPPFGAEGAWRIRHYLAREGLDLDNPRAAYAAASNHGLTEGVEFAEAEWLLGWIALRFLDDPARALPHFVRLFEGVSSPISLSRGAYWAGRAAEAQGDASAARGWYGKAAEHLFTYYGQLAGEKLGIGPTRLSAVPVPAAEDRRAFERRDLVQAARLLVELGLHDMADSVLFALARQLETAVDQVLLGEIVGDLDRDHRRVLLGKLAIRDGVLVPDNAFPLYGFPTFAEAREPELALVHALSRQESALNPFAVSPAGARGLMQLMPDTARAVASTLDLKFDADLLTADPAYNATLGMAHLRELLERYNGSYILTLAAYNAGPARPDEWIRRFGDPRDPAVDPVDWVERIPFSETRNYVQRIIESLQVYRARLDDGTLRLNTTRDLSRGNRP; encoded by the coding sequence ATGCGTTCCGTCTTCGCCGCCCGTGTCCTGCTGCCGCTGGCGCTCGCGCTGGTTCCGGCGACGCTGACGTCCGCGCGCGAGATCAGTGCCGCGACCGTGCCCCTGTCCGTGCCGAAGCCCGGCTTCCGGACGGAGGCGTTCGCACGTGCCGCCGACGCCATCGCCGCCGCGCGGGAGGGTGACTGGCTGCGTGCGAAAGCCGCGGCGGCGCGCTCCGGCCTGCCGGTCGCCAACGACGTCGTTCGCTGGCTCGCCTTCACCGAGAACGGGGAGGCCTATGCGTTCAGCGAACTGCGGGCCTTTCTCGACTCCCACCCGCACTGGCCAGGGCAATGGCGCATCGTGCGTGCAGCGGAGAAGGCCGCACTCGAGCAGGCGACCCATGCCGAAGCCCTCGCCTGGTTCGAGCGCCATCCGCCGCGCACCGGCCCCGGCATGCAACGGCTGGGCGAGGCGCTGATCGCAACGGGCAAGCGGGCGGAGGGGCTGGCCACCATCCGGCGCGCCTGGAGGGAGGGGCATTTCTCGTCGACCGGCGAACGTGCCTTTCTCGACGCCCATGCCACGCATCTTCAGACCGCAGACCATGTGACCCGCCTCGACCGCCTGCTGTGGGAGGGAGAGCTTTCCCAGGCGGCCGACCTTCTGACCCTCGTACCGGGCGATGCGCGCGCGGTCGCCGAGGCCCGCATTGCGCAGCAGCGCCGGGCACGCGATGCAGACCGGCTTTGGTCGCGCCTGCCTGCCAGCGCGCAGGCCCAACCCGGCGCGGCATTCGACCGGGCGCGCCTGCTTCAGCGCAAGGGCGAATATCTCGAGGCGATCTCCGTTCTCGACCGTGTGAAGGACACGCCGCCCCCCTTCGGCGCAGAAGGGGCATGGCGGATCCGGCATTACCTCGCGCGCGAGGGGCTGGACCTCGACAACCCGCGCGCAGCCTACGCCGCCGCCAGCAATCACGGCCTGACCGAAGGCGTGGAGTTTGCCGAGGCCGAGTGGCTCCTCGGCTGGATCGCCCTGCGCTTCCTCGACGATCCCGCCCGCGCCCTGCCCCATTTCGTGCGCCTGTTCGAGGGCGTGTCGAGCCCGATCAGCCTGTCGCGCGGGGCTTATTGGGCGGGCCGTGCCGCGGAGGCTCAGGGCGATGCGTCCGCGGCGCGCGGCTGGTACGGGAAGGCCGCGGAGCACCTCTTCACCTACTACGGACAGCTGGCGGGGGAGAAGCTGGGCATCGGGCCGACGCGGCTTTCCGCCGTGCCTGTGCCGGCCGCAGAAGACCGCCGCGCGTTCGAGCGGCGCGACCTCGTGCAGGCCGCCCGCCTGCTTGTCGAGCTTGGCCTGCACGACATGGCCGACAGCGTGTTGTTCGCGCTCGCCCGGCAGCTGGAGACGGCCGTCGACCAGGTCCTTCTGGGAGAGATCGTCGGCGATCTCGACCGCGATCACCGCCGCGTCCTGCTCGGCAAGTTGGCGATCCGCGACGGTGTGCTCGTCCCCGACAACGCCTTTCCTCTCTACGGCTTCCCGACGTTCGCGGAGGCGCGGGAGCCGGAACTTGCCCTCGTCCACGCGCTCTCCCGCCAGGAAAGCGCCCTCAACCCCTTCGCGGTCAGCCCGGCGGGCGCACGCGGCCTGATGCAGCTTATGCCGGACACCGCCCGCGCGGTCGCAAGCACGCTCGACCTGAAGTTCGACGCCGACCTGCTGACCGCGGACCCGGCCTATAACGCCACGCTCGGCATGGCCCATCTGCGCGAACTGCTGGAGCGCTACAACGGCTCCTACATCCTCACCCTTGCCGCCTACAATGCCGGCCCCGCGCGGCCCGACGAGTGGATCCGCCGGTTCGGCGACCCCCGCGATCCGGCGGTCGACCCGGTGGACTGGGTGGAGCGGATACCCTTCTCCGAGACCCGCAACTATGTGCAGCGCATCATCGAGTCCCTTCAGGTCTATCGCGCGCGGCTCGACGATGGCACCTTGCGGCTCAACACGACGCGCGACCTGAGCCGGGGCAACCGGCCCTGA
- a CDS encoding haloacid dehalogenase type II — protein MHTMTDTGPDTRFARTRVAVFDAYGTLFDVAAAARHLADEIGPQWQTLSAVWREKQLQYTWLRAVMNRHTDFWSVTRDGLDYALETADLGGDAGLRQRLLDLYWQLDAYPEVPEVLRALKRKGIATAILSNGSPDMLAAAVESAGIGPLLDDVISVEDAGVFKPDFSVYRLASDRMAAFPPDIAFFSSNGWDAAGAAAFGFAVCWVNRAGAPQERLPWTPDRVVADLTPLPSFLGDAA, from the coding sequence ATGCACACCATGACGGACACCGGCCCGGATACCCGTTTCGCCCGAACCCGCGTCGCCGTTTTCGACGCTTATGGCACGCTGTTCGACGTCGCGGCCGCGGCGCGCCATCTCGCGGATGAGATCGGCCCGCAGTGGCAGACCCTGTCGGCTGTCTGGCGGGAGAAGCAGCTTCAATACACCTGGCTGCGCGCGGTGATGAACCGCCATACGGACTTCTGGTCGGTGACGCGCGACGGTCTCGACTACGCGCTGGAGACCGCGGACCTCGGCGGCGACGCGGGGCTGCGCCAGCGCCTTCTCGACCTCTACTGGCAGCTCGACGCCTACCCCGAAGTGCCGGAGGTACTGCGCGCGCTGAAGCGCAAGGGAATCGCGACCGCAATCCTGTCGAACGGCTCGCCGGACATGCTGGCCGCCGCCGTGGAGAGTGCCGGCATCGGCCCTCTGCTCGACGACGTGATCTCGGTTGAGGATGCGGGCGTCTTCAAGCCCGATTTTTCCGTCTACCGTCTCGCCAGCGACCGGATGGCGGCCTTCCCGCCGGACATCGCGTTCTTCAGCTCCAACGGCTGGGATGCGGCGGGGGCTGCCGCCTTCGGCTTTGCGGTCTGCTGGGTGAACCGCGCGGGCGCACCGCAAGAGCGGCTGCCCT